From Camelina sativa cultivar DH55 chromosome 7, Cs, whole genome shotgun sequence, one genomic window encodes:
- the LOC104703055 gene encoding uncharacterized protein LOC104703055: protein MAFRGKYFFPILMTLSLFLIIRYNYIVSDDPPLRQDLPGRGSSSSGDDVVVNPVKTRSKKSKRLFHTAVTATDSVYSTWQCRIMYYWYNRFRDEPGSDMGGYTRILHSGRPDGLMDEIPTFVADPLPSGVDKGYVVLNRPWAFVQWLQQAHIEEDYILMAEPDHIIVKPIPNLARGNLAAAFPFFYIEPKKYESVLRKFFPKENGLISRIDPIGNSPVIVTKKSLMKIAPTWMNVSLAMKNDPQTDKAFGWVLEMYAYAVSSALHGVSNILHKDFMIQPPWDPETKNTYIIHYTYGCDFDMKGNMMIGKIGEWRFDKRSYGSKPPPRNLPLPPRGVPESVVTLVTMMNEATANIPNWES from the exons ATGGCTTTCCGTGGGAAGTACTTCTTCCCAATACTCATGACTCTATCGCTATTTCTAATAATCAGATACAACTACATAGTCTCCGATGATCCTCCTCTCCGGCAAGATCTCCCTGGTcgtggatcatcttcttccggCGATGACGTCGTCGTAAATCCCGTCAAGACTCGGTCAAAGAAGTCAAAGAGACTGTTTCACACGGCGGTGACAGCCACGGACTCGGTGTACAGCACGTGGCAGTGTCGGATCATGTATTATTGGTATAACAGGTTCAGGGACGAACCAGGGTCGGATATGGGTGGGTATACCCGGATCTTGCATTCGGGTCGACCTGATGGGCTCATGGATGAGATCCCTACCTTTGTTGCTGACCCTCTTCCCTCCGGTGTTGACAAG GGATATGTAGTTCTAAATAGGCCTTGGGCGTTTGTGCAATGGCTACAACAAGCACATATAGAGGAAGA TTACATTCTCATGGCGGAACCTGATCATATCATTGTTAAACCCATACCAAACTTAGCTAGAGGCAACCTCGCTGCTGCGTTTCCCTTTTTTTACATTGAACCGAAGAAATATGAATCAGTTCTCCGCAAATTCTTCCCCAAAGAGAATGGATTGATATCAAGAATTGATCCCATTGGTAATTCACCAGTGATTGTCACTAAG AAATCACTGATGAAAATTGCTCCAACATGGATGAACGTTTCTTTGGCTATGAAGAATGACCCACAAACAGATAAAGCTTTTGGTTGGGTCCttgaaat GTATGCATATGCTGTTTCTTCAGCGTTACACGGCGTGAGCAATATTCTACACAAAGACTTCATGATTCAG CCTCCTTGGGACCCTGAAACAAAGAATACGTACATAATACATTACACTTATGGGTGCGATTTCGATATGAAG GGGAATATGATGATCGGGAAGATTGGAGAATGGAGATTCGATAAACGATCTTACGGGAGTAAACCGCCCCCAAGAAATCTTCCGTTGCCTCCTCGAGGAGTTCCCGAGAGTGTG GTGACATTGGTGACAATGATGAACGAAGCTACGGCTAATATTCCCAACTGGGaatcttga
- the LOC104703058 gene encoding uncharacterized protein LOC104703058 — protein sequence MSLLLLLLFLCCFFTALSLSHGASTIHISPTQPPTASEKVGSAMKFIVAEAPLLGPGYNNPQVNEVASVALAAQRTFRKDPLNGFEKYIGGWNISNQHYWASVSYTAVPLFVLATVWFLGFGICLLVICMCHICHRSKSIGYSKLAYVVSLIFLLIFTVIAIIGCILLYSGQIRYNKSTTETLEYVMSQADSTISQLRAISDYLASAKQAAVLQVLLPANVQTEIDQIGAKLDSSVATITEKSTSSSNNIRHFLDSVKAALIVVSIVMLVVTFLGLVSSIFGMQVIVYTLVVLGWILVTGTFILSGTFLVLHNATADTCVAMSEWVERPSSNTALDEILPCTDNATAQETLMRSREVTGQLVDLINTVITNVSNINFSPVFVPMYYNQSGPLLPLLCNPFNHDLTDRSCSPGELDLNNATQAWTSFLCQVSPNGTCATTGRLTPALYSQMASGVNISTGLIRDAPFLVQLQDCSYAKQTFRDISSDHCPGLRHYGYWVYVGLAILGTAVMLSLLFWIIYSRERRHRKEAMPEFVESKEIVRVNF from the exons atgtctcttcttcttcttcttctcttcttatgtTGCTTCTTTACtgctctttctctttctcatggAGCTTCAACTATTCACATTTCTCCTACTCAGCCTCCCAcag CTTCCGAGAAAGTAGGTTCTGCAATGAAATTTATAGTTGCAGAGGCGCCATTATTAGGACCTGGTTACAACAACCCTCAAGTGAATGAAGTTGCTTCAGTTGCTTTAGCTGCTCAAAGAACTTTCAGAAAAGATCCTCTCAATGGTTTCGAGAAGTATATTGGAGGATGGAACATAAGCAACCAGCATTACTGGGCC TCTGTGAGCTATACAGCTGTTCCTCTCTTTGTTCTTGCTACTGTCTGGTTTCTTGGGTTTGGCATCTGTTTATTGGTCATCTGTATGTGTCACATTTGCCATAGAAGCAAATCTATTGGATACTCAAAACTTGCTTATGTTGTCTccctcatcttcctcctcatcttcaCTGTTATTGCAAT AATCGGATGTATTCTGCTATACTCGGGTCAGATCAGGTACAACAAAAGCACAACGGAGACATTAGAGTATGTCATGAGCCAAGCTGATAGCACCATTTCACAGCTTAGAGCTATCTCTGATTATCTTGCTTCAGCCAAGCAGGCTGCAGTTCTTCAGGTCCTTTTACCTGCAAATGTCCAAACTGAAATCGATCAGATTGGAGCGAAACTGGATTCTTCTGTAGCCACCATCACCGAGAAATCGACTAGTAGCTCAAATAATATAAGACATTTTCTTGATTCCGT GAAGGCGGCGCTTATTGTAGTTTCTATCGTCATGCTTGTCGTGACATTTCTTGGTCTCG TTTCTTCAATATTCGGGATGCAGGTCATCGTTTACAC ACTTGTGGTTTTGGGATGGATTCTGGTGACAGGTACATTCATCTTGAGCGGAACATTCCTTGTGCTACACAA TGCAACAGCAGACACATGTGTGGCAATGAGCGAATGGGTTGAGAGACCATCAAGCAACACTGCTCTTGACGAGATCTTGCCTTGTACAGATAATGCCACAGCTCAGGAAACTTTAATGCGTAGCAGGGAGGTGACGGGTCAGCTCGTGGATCTAATCAACACAGTCATCACTAATGTCTCCAACATCAACTTCTCTCCAGTCTTTGTCCCAATGTATTATAACCAGTCTGGACCGTTGCTTCCATTGCTCTGCAATCCTTTTAACCATGACCTTACCGATCGCTCTTGTTCGCCTGGTGAGCTCGATTTGAACAATGCTACTCAA GCATGGACCAGTTTCCTGTGCCAAGTGAGCCCGAATGGGACCTGCGCCACAACAGGGAGGCTCACACCGGCTCTGTACAGTCAGATGGCATCAGGTGTTAACATCAGCACGGGATTGATAAGAGACGCGCCATTCCTGGTCCAGCTTCAGGACTGTTCATACGCAAAGCAGACCTTTAGAGACATATCCAGTGACCACTGTCCTGGACTCCGGCATTATGGCTATTGGGTATATGTGGGTCTGGCCATATTAGGGACAGCTGTGATGCTCTCACTTCTGTTCTGGATCATTTATAGTAGAGAGAGAAGGCATCGGAAGGAAGCTATGCCTGAGTTTGTAGAAAGTAAGGAGATTGTAAGAGTTAACTTTTGA
- the LOC104703057 gene encoding protein MEMO1 homolog, with amino-acid sequence MEKVRQPTHAGSWYTDNPTKLSSDLEEWLTATGLVKSPDVRGVIAPHAGYSYSGRAAAYAFANIDPTNISRIFLLGPSHHFYTPKCALSTATVYKTPIGDLPVDVDMIKEIRAMGKFGMMDLRVDEAEHSMEMHLPYLAKVFEGHDVKVVPILVGAVSAEHEAMYGELLAKYVDDPKNFFSVSSDFCHWGSRFNYMHYDNTHGAIHKSIEALDKKGMDIIETGDPDAFKKYLLEFDNTICGRHPISIFLHMIKHSSSKIKINFLRYEQSSQCQTMRDSSVSYASAAAKLET; translated from the exons ATGGAGAAAGTGAGACAACCAACACATGCAGGCTCTTGGTATACCGATAATC cTACAAAGTTGTCATCTGATCTTGAAGAATGGCTAACTGCAACTGGTTTGGTTAAATCTCCTGATGTTCGAGGCGTGATTGCACc ACACGCAGGTTATTCGTACTCCGGTCGTGCAGCTGCCTATGCCTTTGCAAACATTGATCCTACCAACAT TTCACGGATATTTCTTCTTGGTCCATCTCACCACTTTTATACTCCAAAATGTGCCCTTTCGACTGCAACAGTTTACAAAACCCCCATAGGAGATCTACCCGTTGATGTGGATA TGATTAAGGAGATAAGAGCTATGGGAAAATTTGGAATGATGGATCTTCGGGTAGATGAGGCTGAGCACAGCATGGAAATGCACTTGCCATATTTGGCCAAAGTATTTGAAGG GCACGATGTGAAAGTTGTACCCATCTTGGTTGGAGCAGTAAGTGCTGAACATGAAGCCATGTACGGTGAATTGCTTGCCAAATATGTGGATGATCCCAAGAATTTTTTCTCAGTTTCCTCTGACTTTTGCCACTGGGGCTCAAG GTTTAATTACATGCACTATGACAACACACATGGTGCCATACACAAATCTATTGAGGCTCTAGACAAGAAGGGAATGGATATTATAGAGACAGGAGATCCAGATGCCTTTAAGAAGTATCTTCTGGAATTTGACAACACAATTTGTGGGCGCCATCCGATCAGTATTTTTCTCCAT ATGATAAAACATTCTTCAAGCAAGATCAAGATCAATTTCCTGCGGTACGAGCAGTCAAGCCAATGCCAGACAATGCGAGACAGCAGTGTCAGCTATGCATCTGCTGCAGCCAAGTTGGAAACTTGA
- the LOC104703059 gene encoding uncharacterized protein LOC104703059: protein MGKPTGKKRNNNNSEMPPTEASGSGGGGKIGKTFDRSATKLFDDDMTIFINRALELKEEGNKLFQKRDHEGAMLRYDKAVKLLPRDHGDVAYLRTSMASCYMQMGLGEYPNAINECNLALEASPRYSKALLKRARCYEALNKLDFAFRDSRVVLNMEAENVSANEIFERVKKVLVGKGIDVVEMEKNFVNVQPVGAARLRKIVKEKLRKKKKKTAMNAEKDCERKSNEAVVEDAKVENGEEADSGKKEKGNMVAREEDKVVVEEKKVSPVMDKEVIASVIVERGGNVKEDTTVTRTVKLVHGDDIRWAQLPLDSSVLLVRDVIRDRFPALKGFLIKYRDSEGDLVTITTTDELRLAASTREKLGSFRLYISEVSPNQEPTYDVLNNEETVDKFAKGSSSVADNGSVGDYVESEKASTGLEHWIFQFAQLFKNHVGFDSDSYLDLHNLGMKLYTEAMENIVTGEDAQELFDIAADKFQEMAALAMFNWGNVHMSKARRQIYFPEDGSKETILERVETGFEWAKNEYNKAAEKYEEAIKIKSDFYEAFLALGQQQFEQAKLCWYHALGGNVDIESEASQDVLKLYNKAEESMEKGMQIWEEMEERRLNGISNFDKHKELLQKLGLDGVFSEASDEESPEQTANMTSQINLLWGSLLYERSMVEYKIGLPTWDECLEVAVEKFELAGASATDIAVMVKNHSSSDNALEGMRFKIDEIVQAWNEMYDAKRWQIGVPSFRLEPLFRRRSPKLHDILENVFSGPQ, encoded by the exons ATGGGGAAACCGACGGGGAAAAAGAGGAACAACAACAATTCCGAAATGCCGCCGACGGAAGCTTCCGGCAGCGGCGGCGGAGGTAAGATCGGAAAAACCTTCGATCGTTCCGCCACGAAGTTATTCGACGACGATATGACGATCTTCATCAACCGAGCGTTGGAGCTCAAAGAAGAAGGCAACAAATTATTCCAGAAACGTGATCACGAAGGAGCGATGCTAAGGTACGATAAAGCCGTTAAGCTTCTACCTAGAGATCATGGGGACGTAGCTTATCTGAGAACGAGTATGGCTTCTTGTTATATGCAAATGGGGTTAGGTGAGTATCCTAACGCGATTAACGAATGTAACCTGGCTCTAGAGGCTTCTCCTAGGTATAGCAAAGCTTTGTTGAAACGAGCTAGGTGTTACGAGGCCTTGAATAAACTGGATTTCGCGTTTAGGGATTCTCGCGTTGTGTTGAATATGGAAGCAGAGAATGTTTCTGCTAATGAGATTTTCGAGAGGGTGAAGAAGGTTTTGGTTGGTAAAGGGATTGATGTTGTTGAAATGGAGAAGAATTTTGTTAATGTGCAGCCTGTTGGAGCGGCTCGGTTGCGTAAGATTGTTAAGGAGAAGttgcggaagaagaagaagaaaacggcGATGAACGCTGAGAAAGATTGCGAACGGAAAAGTAATGAAGCTGTTGTGGAGGATGCGAAAGTTGAGAATGGAGAGGAAGCTGATAGcgggaagaaagagaaagggaaTATGGTGGCGAGAGAAGAGGATAAGGTTGTGgttgaggagaagaaagtgagTCCTGTTATGGACAAAGAGGTCATTGCTTCGGTGATTGTTGAAAGAGGAGGGAACGTTAAGGAGGACACAACAGTGACTAGGACAGTGAAGTTGGTTCATGGAGATGATATACGGTGGGCGCAACTGCCGTTGGATTCTAGTGTTTTACTTGTACGAGACGTGATCAGGGATCGGTTTCCTGCTCTGAAGGGTTTCCTAATCAAATATAGGGACTCAGAGGGTGATTTGGTTACCATTACTACGACAGATGAGCTGAGGCTTGCTGCATCTACGAGGGAGAAACTTGGCTCCTTTAGATTGTATATATCTGAAGTTAGCCCCAATCAAGAACCAACTTATGATGTCTTGAACAACGAGGAAACAGTTGATAAGTTTGCCAAGGGATCGAGTAGTGTTGCGGATAATGGAAGCGTCGGAGACTATGTGGAATCTGAGAAAGCGTCTACTGGTCTTGAGCATTGGATTTTCCAGTTTGCGCAACTGTTCAAGAATCACGTCGGGTTTGATTCGGATTCGTACTTGGACCTTCATAACCTTGGGATGAAACTGTATACAGAAGCAATGGAAAATATCGTCACTGGCGAAGATGCGCAAGAACTTTTTGATATTGCTGCTGATAAGTTCCAAGAAATGGCTGCACTTGCTATGTTTAACTGGGGAAATGTTCATATGTCCAAGGCAAGAAGGCAGATCTATTTTCCTGAGGATGGTTCAAAAGAAACTATACTAGAGAGAGTTGAGACCGGATTTGAATGGGCAAAGAATGAATACAACAAAGCTGCGGAAAAATATGAAGAAGCgattaaaattaaatctgaTTTCTATGAAGCTTTTCTAGCTCTCGGGCAACAACAGTTTGAGCAGGCTAAGCTTTGCTGGTATCATGCACTCGGTGGCAATGTAGATATTGAAAGCGAGGCTTCCCAGGATGTTTTAAAGCTCTACAACAAAGCTGAGGAGAGCATGGAAAAGGGTATGCAAATATGGGAAGAGATGGAAGAACGTCGTCTAAATGGAATCTCCAATTTTGATAAACACAAAGAACTGCTGCAGAAGTTAGGCTTGGATGGAGTCTTTAGTGAGGCGTCTGATGAAGAAAGCCCAGAGCAAACAGCTAATATGACATCGCAGATTAATCTTTTGTGGGGTTCTTTACTGTATGAACGGTCTATGGTGGAGTATAAGATTGGCCTACCGACTTGGGATGAGTGCTTGGAAGTAGCAGTGGAGAAATTCGAATTAGCAGGAGCTTCTGCAACTGATATAGCTGTCATGGTCAAGAACCATAGCTCAAGCGACAATGCACTTGAAG GTATGAGATTCAAGATCGATGAGATAGTACAGGCATGGAATGAGATGTATGATGCTAAAAGATGGCAGATCGGTGTCCCATCTTTCCGGCTAGAACCTTTGTTCCGGAGACGGTCACCCAAACTGCATGATATATTAGAGAATGTGTTTTCAGGGCCTCAGTGA